A single Anatilimnocola floriformis DNA region contains:
- a CDS encoding GH39 family glycosyl hydrolase: MIFQKCWLSLVMAVLVTGVSLADEGIRIDCSSRLGKFKPLHGVNGGPLNFGETIDITPAWRAAGFPLTRLHDCEWPSGRIADVHSLFPDLRADPADPKNYRFAETDAYLKAIAAAGSHVVFRLGESIEHSQTKIWVNPPADFERWAAACCGIVRYYEARSGKDGFPKIDYWEIWNEPENQPVMWTGTNEQFYELFAVTAKALRKEFPHLKIGGPSLGATGEMKDGKFLPNKFLQGFMAKCQTEKLPLDFFSWHTYADNPAKYAAKSRGIRTWLDEQGYGQSEIHLNEWNYLPDNDWSANFKQTAPAKRARWFERQGGIEGAAFAAYALLDLQDCPIDQANFYAGDTGTFGLFTRFGEPKKNYFAFQAFQRLLATPNRVGVKGGIAGKVIAGAGLNDAADELQILVANFSGGEQKLTVRNFPWEGKTRIENWRITALHDFFEEPPHIAEGDSIEGKISAGPGVGLLRLRPAK; this comes from the coding sequence GTGATTTTTCAGAAGTGCTGGTTGTCGCTGGTGATGGCGGTTCTGGTCACCGGAGTTTCGTTAGCCGACGAAGGAATACGAATTGATTGCAGTTCACGACTCGGCAAGTTCAAGCCGCTGCATGGCGTGAACGGCGGGCCGCTGAATTTCGGCGAGACGATCGACATCACACCGGCGTGGCGAGCGGCGGGCTTTCCGCTCACGCGGTTGCACGATTGCGAATGGCCTAGCGGGCGGATTGCGGACGTTCATTCGCTGTTTCCCGATCTGCGGGCTGATCCAGCCGATCCGAAGAACTATCGGTTTGCGGAAACCGACGCTTATCTCAAAGCCATCGCTGCTGCCGGCTCGCACGTGGTGTTTCGCCTCGGCGAGAGCATTGAGCATTCGCAAACGAAGATTTGGGTAAATCCGCCAGCCGATTTTGAACGCTGGGCCGCGGCTTGCTGCGGCATCGTGCGTTACTACGAAGCCCGCAGCGGGAAGGATGGTTTTCCCAAGATCGATTACTGGGAGATTTGGAACGAGCCCGAGAATCAGCCAGTGATGTGGACCGGCACGAACGAGCAGTTCTATGAACTGTTTGCCGTGACCGCGAAGGCGCTGCGGAAGGAGTTTCCGCATCTGAAAATCGGCGGTCCATCGTTAGGCGCTACGGGCGAAATGAAGGATGGCAAATTCTTGCCGAACAAGTTTTTGCAAGGCTTTATGGCGAAGTGCCAGACCGAGAAACTGCCGCTGGATTTCTTTTCCTGGCACACATATGCCGACAATCCGGCGAAGTACGCGGCCAAGTCGCGCGGCATTCGCACGTGGCTCGATGAGCAGGGATATGGCCAGAGCGAGATCCATTTGAACGAATGGAACTACCTGCCAGACAACGATTGGTCGGCGAACTTCAAACAAACGGCGCCGGCCAAGCGGGCCCGTTGGTTCGAACGGCAGGGTGGCATCGAGGGAGCTGCTTTCGCTGCTTATGCACTGCTCGACCTGCAGGATTGTCCGATCGATCAAGCCAATTTTTATGCCGGCGACACCGGGACTTTTGGTTTGTTCACTCGCTTCGGTGAGCCGAAGAAGAACTACTTTGCCTTTCAAGCCTTTCAGCGGTTGCTCGCTACGCCGAACCGCGTGGGTGTGAAAGGCGGAATAGCTGGAAAGGTGATTGCCGGCGCTGGGCTGAATGACGCAGCCGATGAACTGCAGATTCTGGTTGCCAACTTCAGCGGCGGTGAGCAGAAGCTGACCGTTCGGAACTTCCCGTGGGAGGGTAAAACGCGGATCGAAAACTGGCGGATCACCGCGCTTCACGACTTCTTCGAAGAGCCCCCTCACATCGCAGAGGGCGATTCGATCGAAGGTAAGATCTCTGCCGGGCCGGGCGTGGGATTGTTGCGCCTGCGACCGGCGAAATGA
- a CDS encoding 2-oxoacid:acceptor oxidoreductase subunit alpha, translated as MSTTIEQVPTSTKQTTKIPSATIRFAGDSGDGMQITGDQFTRTTALIGNDIATFPDYPAEIRAPKGTLAGVSAFQVHFSSEDIFTPGDQLDALVVMNPAALKTNLGDLRKGGILICNSDGFEKKDLELAGETENPLNSQVLEDQYQLFKVPMTKIVETALKDLKAAGMSTKEVDRCKNFFALGLVYWLYGRDMDATLRFLQTKFGNKPQIIEANTKALQAGWNYGETTDAFVSNYKIDPAKLTPGKYRDINGNTAMAWGLMTAAKLSDKELFLGSYPITPASDILHELAKFKHMGVRTFQAEDEIAAITSAIGASYGGHMSITTSSGPGIALKGEAIGLAMMLEIPLLIINIQRGGPSTGLPTKTEQADLFQAILGRNGECPLPVIAAHGPGDCFYVALEAWRISTRFMVPVIVLSDGYIANGSEPWLIPEMKNLKKIPIKHAPEQTDGSKFLPYKRDEYLSRPWAIPGTKGLMHRIGGLEKQDVTGNVNYEPDNHQHMTNTRAQKVENVALEIGPQEVEGPETGDVLVLSWGGTYGACRTAVELMISQGHKVAHAHLRWVNPFPKNLGEVLKRYKKVLIPELNMGQLRTLIRAKYLVDAQGLNKVKGRPFAIAELTTAIKELLPK; from the coding sequence ATGTCTACCACGATCGAGCAAGTTCCCACCTCCACCAAACAAACCACCAAGATCCCCAGCGCCACGATTCGTTTCGCTGGTGACTCGGGCGACGGTATGCAGATCACGGGCGATCAGTTCACCCGCACCACGGCCTTGATCGGCAACGATATCGCCACGTTCCCCGACTATCCGGCCGAAATCCGGGCTCCCAAGGGAACGCTGGCCGGTGTGAGCGCCTTCCAAGTTCACTTTAGCAGCGAAGACATCTTCACCCCCGGCGATCAGCTCGACGCTCTGGTGGTGATGAATCCCGCCGCCCTCAAGACCAACCTCGGCGACCTCCGCAAGGGTGGCATCCTGATCTGCAATTCCGATGGCTTCGAGAAGAAAGATCTCGAACTCGCCGGCGAAACCGAAAACCCGCTGAACTCGCAGGTGCTGGAAGATCAGTACCAGCTCTTCAAGGTGCCGATGACGAAGATCGTCGAAACGGCCTTGAAGGATCTGAAGGCTGCCGGCATGTCGACCAAGGAAGTCGATCGCTGCAAAAACTTCTTCGCGCTCGGCCTCGTGTACTGGCTGTACGGCCGCGACATGGACGCGACACTTCGCTTTCTGCAAACCAAGTTCGGCAACAAGCCGCAAATCATCGAAGCCAATACCAAGGCTTTGCAAGCTGGCTGGAACTACGGCGAAACGACTGACGCCTTCGTCAGCAATTACAAAATCGATCCCGCCAAGCTGACTCCCGGCAAGTACCGCGATATCAACGGCAACACCGCGATGGCGTGGGGCCTGATGACCGCTGCCAAACTCAGCGACAAGGAATTGTTCCTCGGCTCTTACCCGATTACTCCGGCGAGCGACATTCTGCACGAACTGGCCAAGTTCAAGCACATGGGCGTGCGAACCTTCCAAGCCGAAGACGAAATCGCCGCCATCACGTCGGCCATCGGTGCTTCGTACGGCGGTCACATGTCGATCACCACGTCGAGCGGCCCGGGCATCGCCCTCAAGGGTGAAGCGATCGGCCTGGCGATGATGTTGGAGATTCCGCTCCTCATTATCAACATTCAGCGCGGCGGTCCGAGCACGGGCTTGCCAACCAAGACCGAGCAGGCCGACTTGTTCCAGGCAATTCTCGGCCGCAACGGCGAATGCCCGTTGCCGGTGATCGCGGCCCACGGCCCAGGCGACTGCTTCTATGTCGCGTTGGAAGCTTGGCGGATTTCGACGCGCTTTATGGTCCCGGTAATCGTGTTGTCGGATGGTTACATCGCCAACGGCAGCGAGCCGTGGTTGATTCCCGAAATGAAGAACCTCAAGAAAATCCCGATCAAGCACGCTCCGGAACAGACCGACGGTTCGAAGTTCCTGCCGTACAAGCGCGACGAATACCTGTCGCGGCCGTGGGCGATCCCGGGCACGAAAGGCTTGATGCACCGCATCGGCGGTCTCGAGAAGCAAGACGTGACGGGCAACGTCAACTACGAGCCCGACAACCATCAGCACATGACGAACACGCGGGCTCAAAAGGTCGAGAATGTCGCCCTCGAAATCGGCCCGCAAGAAGTCGAAGGTCCAGAGACCGGCGACGTGCTGGTGCTGAGTTGGGGCGGTACTTACGGTGCTTGCCGGACTGCCGTCGAGCTGATGATCAGCCAAGGTCACAAAGTGGCCCACGCTCATCTCCGCTGGGTCAATCCTTTCCCGAAGAACCTCGGCGAAGTGCTGAAGCGTTACAAGAAGGTTCTGATCCCCGAATTGAACATGGGACAACTCCGCACGTTGATCCGGGCGAAGTATCTCGTCGATGCCCAAGGCCTGAACAAAGTGAAGGGCCGCCCGTTTGCCATCGCCGAACTCACGACCGCGATCAAGGAACTGTTGCCGAAGTAA
- a CDS encoding CBS domain-containing protein, which produces MDFQLHLETDTVEQASPSPAVCAAPEESIRTVLQRLREARAGAVMICRDEKLQGICTERDLIRVLAAEGNLNAAISSIMIRDPATLQPRDSLETAIKLMSGRGVRQIPVVDAAGRILGVLHARGILHYLVEHFPKVVYTLPPAPHHKTQEREGA; this is translated from the coding sequence GTGGATTTTCAGCTCCATCTTGAGACCGATACGGTCGAGCAAGCCTCGCCCTCGCCTGCCGTCTGTGCTGCGCCGGAGGAAAGTATCCGGACTGTGCTGCAGCGGCTTCGCGAAGCACGCGCTGGTGCGGTAATGATTTGCCGCGATGAAAAGCTGCAAGGCATTTGCACCGAACGAGATCTGATTCGTGTGCTGGCTGCCGAAGGCAACCTGAACGCTGCCATCAGCTCGATCATGATTCGCGACCCGGCCACGCTGCAACCGCGCGATTCGCTCGAAACGGCGATCAAACTCATGTCAGGCCGTGGCGTACGGCAAATTCCCGTGGTCGATGCGGCTGGCCGCATTTTAGGTGTGCTGCACGCTCGGGGAATCCTGCATTATCTGGTTGAGCACTTCCCCAAGGTTGTGTATACGCTCCCACCTGCTCCACACCACAAGACACAGGAGCGGGAGGGAGCGTAA
- a CDS encoding ComEA family DNA-binding protein, which translates to MTQLKLLKALNKPTPPPNNSWPRWSLRWTDQGVAGVVLLAALTLLGWHWWRHELQRHRLIDVDRTAIVVAKFQIDINAADWPEFALLPGVGEVLAKRIVADREERGPFKDWNGLRRVRGIGPKTFEGIKPYLLPMADLNATAGP; encoded by the coding sequence ATGACGCAGCTAAAGCTGCTCAAAGCCTTGAACAAACCCACACCACCGCCGAATAACTCTTGGCCGCGGTGGTCGCTGCGCTGGACCGATCAAGGCGTGGCCGGTGTGGTTTTGCTTGCGGCGCTGACGCTTCTCGGCTGGCATTGGTGGCGACACGAACTGCAGCGGCATCGGCTGATCGATGTCGATCGCACCGCCATCGTCGTGGCGAAATTTCAGATCGACATCAACGCGGCTGACTGGCCCGAGTTCGCGCTGCTGCCGGGCGTTGGCGAAGTCCTCGCGAAACGGATTGTTGCCGATCGCGAAGAGCGCGGGCCATTCAAAGATTGGAATGGCCTGCGGAGAGTACGCGGCATCGGCCCGAAAACGTTTGAAGGGATCAAGCCCTATCTGCTGCCGATGGCTGATTTGAATGCCACGGCAGGGCCATAG
- a CDS encoding type II toxin-antitoxin system VapC family toxin, with protein sequence MKFVLDASVALKWELPENDSAEALQVRAAFEVDSIEFIAPNVFPIEIGHALSRAMRRNLIDATQAEQALERMLSKMPVLFDSMGLIERAFQISLEARIGVYDCLYLALAQDQHCQFLTADARLQPFSSVLLLKNFS encoded by the coding sequence ATGAAGTTTGTTCTCGACGCCAGCGTCGCCCTCAAATGGGAACTGCCAGAAAATGATTCGGCAGAAGCCTTGCAAGTACGAGCGGCGTTTGAAGTCGATAGTATCGAGTTCATCGCTCCGAATGTCTTTCCGATTGAAATCGGCCATGCGTTGTCTCGCGCGATGCGTCGCAACTTGATTGACGCAACTCAGGCTGAGCAGGCGCTTGAGCGGATGCTCAGCAAAATGCCGGTTCTCTTCGATTCCATGGGGCTGATCGAGCGGGCCTTTCAGATTTCTTTGGAGGCACGCATCGGTGTTTATGACTGCTTGTATCTGGCTCTCGCACAGGATCAGCACTGCCAGTTTCTCACAGCCGATGCTCGGTTACAGCCTTTTTCGAGCGTCTTACTTCTCAAGAATTTTTCGTAG
- a CDS encoding YciI family protein, which yields MRFVCLGCWDQAMFDALPDSEKATIMDRCFEYDDELRRGGHFVGGMALQPANEAVTLHLRDGKPTPVDGPFAETKEYIGGLLFLEARDMKQAVELISKHPGLNVGPFEIRPDNPEITALVAARDRKIAAEKKS from the coding sequence ATGCGATTTGTTTGCCTCGGCTGTTGGGACCAAGCGATGTTCGACGCCCTGCCGGACTCCGAGAAGGCCACGATCATGGATCGTTGCTTTGAATACGACGATGAACTTCGTCGCGGCGGTCACTTTGTCGGCGGCATGGCCCTGCAACCGGCGAACGAAGCTGTGACGCTTCACCTCCGCGATGGCAAGCCGACGCCCGTCGATGGGCCGTTTGCCGAGACCAAGGAATACATCGGCGGGCTGCTGTTTCTCGAAGCCCGCGACATGAAGCAGGCGGTCGAGCTCATTTCGAAGCATCCGGGCCTGAACGTGGGACCTTTCGAGATCCGCCCTGACAATCCGGAGATCACGGCGCTGGTTGCTGCGCGTGATCGAAAGATCGCTGCCGAGAAAAAATCTTAG